One segment of Streptomyces sp. NBC_00576 DNA contains the following:
- a CDS encoding LutC/YkgG family protein — protein MFRQPAAAAAVGRALSRIGARSLVVPSGLPEGLVPDGPWSLPTDVPPLTVGQLDTADAVVTTVAVAIAVTGTVVLDHGPGQGRRTLTLLPDQHICLVRADQITPDVPDALRRLDPSRPLTLISGPSATGDIELERVEGVHGPRTLDIIVLGDA, from the coding sequence GTGTTCCGGCAGCCGGCTGCCGCGGCAGCCGTGGGCCGTGCTCTGAGCCGTATCGGAGCACGTTCCCTCGTGGTGCCGTCCGGGCTCCCCGAAGGCCTGGTCCCGGACGGACCCTGGTCGCTGCCGACGGACGTCCCACCGCTGACCGTCGGACAGCTCGACACGGCGGACGCCGTGGTCACCACGGTCGCCGTGGCCATCGCCGTCACCGGCACCGTGGTCCTCGACCACGGTCCGGGCCAGGGACGGCGCACCCTAACGCTGCTCCCGGACCAGCACATCTGCCTGGTCCGGGCCGATCAGATCACACCCGACGTGCCCGATGCGCTCCGCCGCCTCGACCCGTCGCGGCCGCTGACACTCATCTCAGGTCCCTCGGCGACCGGCGACATCGAGCTGGAGCGGGTGGAGGGCGTACACGGGCCCAGGACCCTCGACATCATCGTGCTGGGGGACGCGTAG
- a CDS encoding RICIN domain-containing protein encodes MPDTTSHRTPPPRARWRTTLVTLLTLLGGLAALLVPATQAQAASVTFTTGADRTDQNGNTLQLHGLGIIKVGSTWYGFGEDKTGKASGDTSFQDIPCYTSTDLANWTYRGQALGLQASGDLGPSRIVERPKVIYNASTSTYVMYMHIDSTNYAEAKVGVATSSTPCGPYTYRGSFRPQGNLSRDLGLFQDTDGTGYLLSEDRNNGLRIYKLSADYLSVDSSVAVLGSSGSASVESPAMVKIGGMYYVFGSHLTGWSLNDNVYATATSLSGPWSALRNFAAPGTKTYGSQTANVITVQGTSGTTYIYAGDRWDTANLGASKLIWLPLTIRGTTVNLGQYPTWSLDVDAGTWTAGSGIPSEGVHTLKNLGSSMLMDVSSGSTATGAKIIQWPSTGGTNQQWTLTRVADNIYTLKSVKSGLCLDVPDKSATTGVQLHQWTCNGQTNQQWALDLTGSYTGSNYMLVGIGSGLHIGVAGSTTQGAAVDQELGGSASTNSETWTVS; translated from the coding sequence ATGCCCGACACCACATCGCACCGCACACCGCCACCGCGTGCCCGATGGCGGACCACGCTCGTCACGCTCCTGACCCTGCTCGGCGGTCTCGCCGCCCTGCTCGTCCCCGCCACGCAGGCACAAGCGGCCTCGGTGACGTTCACGACGGGTGCCGACCGGACCGACCAGAACGGCAACACCCTGCAGTTGCACGGCCTGGGCATCATCAAGGTGGGCAGCACCTGGTACGGCTTCGGCGAGGACAAGACCGGCAAGGCGTCGGGGGACACGTCCTTCCAGGACATCCCGTGCTACACCTCGACCGACCTCGCCAACTGGACCTACCGGGGTCAGGCCCTGGGGCTGCAGGCCAGTGGTGACCTGGGCCCCAGCCGCATCGTGGAGCGGCCGAAGGTCATCTACAACGCGTCGACCAGCACGTACGTGATGTACATGCACATCGACAGCACCAACTACGCCGAGGCCAAGGTCGGTGTGGCCACCAGCAGCACCCCGTGCGGCCCGTACACCTACCGGGGCAGCTTCCGGCCGCAGGGCAACCTCAGCCGGGACCTCGGCCTGTTCCAGGACACCGACGGCACCGGCTACCTGCTCAGCGAGGACCGCAACAACGGCCTGCGCATCTACAAGCTGTCCGCCGACTACCTCTCCGTGGACAGCTCGGTGGCGGTGCTGGGCAGCAGCGGCAGTGCCAGCGTCGAGTCGCCCGCCATGGTGAAGATCGGCGGCATGTACTACGTCTTCGGCTCCCACCTGACGGGCTGGAGCCTGAACGACAACGTCTACGCCACCGCCACCTCACTGAGCGGCCCGTGGTCGGCGCTCCGGAACTTCGCCGCCCCCGGCACTAAGACCTACGGCAGCCAGACGGCGAACGTCATCACCGTCCAGGGCACCTCCGGCACCACGTACATCTACGCCGGTGACCGCTGGGACACCGCCAACCTGGGCGCGTCGAAGCTGATCTGGCTGCCGCTGACCATCCGGGGCACGACGGTGAACCTCGGCCAGTACCCGACCTGGTCCCTCGACGTGGACGCGGGCACGTGGACGGCCGGCAGCGGGATCCCCTCGGAAGGGGTCCACACGCTGAAGAACCTCGGCAGCTCGATGCTGATGGACGTCTCCAGCGGGTCCACGGCGACCGGCGCCAAGATCATCCAGTGGCCGTCCACCGGCGGTACCAACCAGCAGTGGACCCTCACCCGGGTCGCGGACAACATCTACACGCTCAAGAGCGTCAAGAGCGGCCTGTGCCTGGACGTCCCCGACAAGTCGGCCACCACCGGCGTCCAGTTGCACCAGTGGACCTGCAACGGCCAGACCAACCAGCAGTGGGCCCTCGACCTGACCGGCAGCTACACCGGCAGCAACTACATGCTGGTGGGCATCGGCAGCGGCCTGCACATCGGCGTCGCGGGCTCCACCACCCAGGGAGCGGCGGTGGACCAGGAACTCGGCGGCAGCGCCAGCACCAACAGCGAGACCTGGACCGTCTCCTGA
- a CDS encoding glycoside hydrolase family 43 protein, with translation MSASATPLPSRRLFLGMAATVPLSMTGALTIGSQSAAAATGSPFVMGYFTASPNGLGADYGLHLAVSTDALQWMPLNQNNPVVTPTRGTGGLRDPFILPKQDGTFVVMATDLKGTNWNLQSQYIHVWDSADLRSFDNYRLLKLHSMATHTWAPEAFWDASRGQYAIIYSSVNSSGHNVIMVNYTTDFTTVTSPQVFFDPGYDIIDGSLAMNVNGVNYLYFKARNSLVGARSTSLDPGSFRVFTSGLAPQGGIEAPILAQASGTWYLWGDANGLFYAWQTIDLSTGTWTATDRRIYTQPLNSKHATIQPIPQTVHDNMVAKWGKPAWNRLKSYNFPDRYWRHADYIGRIDPYPFDPYTDSQWKLVPGLADSSGVSFQSVNNPTRYLRHSYYQLRLDVNDGTTTFAKDATFYKTAGLADPSWSSFRSYNYPDRYIRHYDYVLRIDPISTAGGRADATFPVWY, from the coding sequence ATGAGCGCAAGCGCAACCCCTCTCCCGTCGCGCCGACTGTTCCTCGGCATGGCCGCGACCGTCCCGCTGTCCATGACCGGCGCGCTGACCATCGGTAGCCAGTCCGCGGCCGCCGCGACCGGCTCCCCGTTCGTCATGGGCTACTTCACTGCATCGCCGAACGGCCTTGGCGCGGACTACGGCCTGCACCTTGCGGTCAGCACCGACGCGCTGCAGTGGATGCCGCTGAACCAGAACAACCCCGTCGTGACCCCGACCCGGGGCACGGGTGGCCTGCGCGACCCCTTCATCCTGCCCAAGCAGGACGGCACCTTCGTCGTCATGGCGACTGACCTGAAGGGGACCAACTGGAATCTGCAGAGCCAGTACATCCACGTCTGGGACTCCGCCGACCTGCGCTCCTTCGACAACTACCGCCTGCTGAAGCTGCACTCGATGGCCACCCACACTTGGGCGCCCGAAGCCTTCTGGGACGCCTCCCGCGGCCAGTACGCCATCATCTACTCGTCCGTCAACAGCAGCGGACACAACGTGATCATGGTGAACTACACCACGGATTTCACGACGGTGACGTCGCCGCAGGTCTTCTTCGACCCGGGCTACGACATCATCGACGGCTCCCTGGCCATGAACGTGAACGGCGTCAACTACCTGTATTTCAAGGCGCGCAACAGCCTCGTGGGCGCGAGGTCCACCTCGCTCGATCCCGGCAGCTTCAGGGTCTTCACCTCGGGCTTGGCGCCGCAAGGAGGCATCGAGGCCCCGATCCTCGCCCAGGCTTCCGGCACCTGGTACCTGTGGGGCGACGCCAACGGGTTGTTCTACGCCTGGCAGACCATTGACCTGTCCACCGGCACCTGGACCGCCACCGACCGGCGCATCTACACCCAGCCGCTGAACTCCAAACACGCCACCATCCAGCCGATCCCCCAGACGGTGCACGACAACATGGTCGCCAAGTGGGGCAAGCCCGCCTGGAACCGGCTGAAGTCCTACAACTTCCCGGACAGATACTGGCGGCACGCCGACTACATCGGCCGCATCGACCCGTACCCGTTCGACCCGTACACCGACTCGCAATGGAAGCTGGTGCCGGGGCTGGCCGACTCCTCCGGCGTCTCCTTCCAGTCCGTCAACAACCCGACCCGCTACCTGCGGCACTCCTACTACCAGCTGCGACTGGACGTCAACGACGGCACCACGACGTTCGCCAAGGACGCCACCTTCTACAAGACCGCCGGGCTCGCCGACCCGTCCTGGTCGTCGTTCCGCTCGTACAACTACCCCGACCGCTACATCCGGCACTACGACTACGTGCTGCGCATCGACCCGATCTCCACCGCCGGCGGCCGGGCCGACGCCACATTCCCCGTCTGGTACTGA
- a CDS encoding ricin-type beta-trefoil lectin domain protein, whose translation MPLQRFAPRTRRLCRAVLVRAAVLAMAAGALVGLQHQQATELDRAEPVAVTSNQIPVATAPMGWASWNTFAAKIDYNVIKAQVDAFVAAGLPQAGYKYINLDEGWWQGTRDSAGNITIDESEWPGGMKAIADYIHSKGLKAGIYTDAGKDGCGYYFPTGRPAAPGSGSEGHYEQDMLQFSKWGFDYVKVDWCGGDVEGLDAKTTYQAISDAATKATATTGRELKLSICNWGKQNPWNWGAGMAALWRTNTDIIFHGQTPSWDHMLANFDTNVHPSGQHTGYYNDPDMLMVGLDGFTAAQNRSHMNLWAVSGAPLLAGNNIATMSTQTRDILTNPEVIAVDQDPRGLQGVKVAEDTTGLQVYSKVLSGTGKRAVVLLNRTGSAQNMTVRWSDLGLTGASATVRNLWTRSNVGSISTSYTVSVPARDSVILTVTGGTEAASSTYEAEATANTKGGSAANATCANCSGGTKVGNVGNGAANTLRFNNVTADATGTKVVDIAYTNGANAARTAVLQVNGQQATTVSFPPTGSWTTPGTVSVEVSLAKGSSNTLTFSNSSAWTPDFDAIEIRPLPGANGAQVVGAQSNRCLDINNNTIINGTDAQLWNCNGGENQSWNNTSRKQLVVYGNKCLDAYNRGTTNGTRVVIWDCNGQTNQQWNVNADGTITNVYAGLCLDATGGGTANGTKLVLWTCNGSNTQKWTLS comes from the coding sequence ATGCCTCTTCAACGTTTCGCCCCTCGAACAAGACGCCTGTGCAGAGCCGTCCTCGTCCGTGCCGCGGTGCTCGCGATGGCCGCCGGCGCCCTGGTCGGCCTCCAGCACCAGCAGGCCACCGAACTGGACCGGGCGGAACCGGTCGCGGTGACGTCCAACCAGATCCCGGTGGCCACCGCGCCGATGGGCTGGGCATCATGGAACACCTTCGCCGCGAAGATCGACTACAACGTGATCAAGGCGCAGGTCGACGCTTTCGTCGCGGCCGGACTGCCGCAGGCCGGGTACAAGTACATCAACCTCGACGAGGGCTGGTGGCAGGGCACCCGCGACAGCGCGGGCAACATCACCATCGACGAGTCCGAGTGGCCCGGCGGCATGAAGGCCATCGCCGACTACATCCACAGCAAGGGCCTCAAGGCGGGCATCTACACCGACGCGGGCAAGGACGGCTGCGGCTACTACTTCCCCACGGGCCGCCCGGCCGCGCCCGGCAGCGGCAGCGAGGGCCACTACGAGCAGGACATGCTCCAGTTCTCCAAGTGGGGCTTCGACTACGTCAAGGTCGACTGGTGCGGCGGCGACGTCGAGGGCCTCGACGCGAAGACGACGTACCAGGCCATCAGCGACGCCGCCACCAAGGCGACCGCCACCACCGGCCGCGAGCTGAAACTGTCCATCTGCAACTGGGGCAAGCAGAACCCCTGGAACTGGGGCGCCGGCATGGCCGCCCTGTGGCGTACCAACACCGACATCATCTTCCACGGCCAGACGCCGTCGTGGGACCACATGCTCGCCAACTTCGACACCAACGTGCACCCCTCGGGCCAGCACACCGGCTACTACAACGACCCGGACATGCTCATGGTCGGCCTGGATGGCTTCACCGCCGCACAGAACCGCAGCCACATGAACCTGTGGGCCGTCTCCGGCGCCCCGCTCCTCGCCGGCAACAACATAGCCACGATGAGCACGCAGACGCGTGACATCCTCACCAACCCCGAGGTCATCGCGGTCGACCAGGACCCGCGCGGCCTCCAGGGCGTCAAGGTCGCCGAGGACACCACCGGACTGCAGGTCTACAGCAAGGTCCTGTCCGGCACCGGCAAGCGGGCCGTCGTCCTGCTCAACCGCACGGGCAGCGCGCAGAACATGACCGTCCGCTGGTCCGACCTCGGCCTGACCGGCGCCTCCGCCACGGTCCGCAACCTCTGGACGCGCTCCAACGTGGGCAGCATCAGCACCAGCTACACCGTCTCCGTCCCCGCCAGGGACTCCGTGATACTCACCGTCACCGGCGGCACCGAGGCGGCGAGCTCCACGTACGAGGCCGAGGCCACCGCCAACACCAAGGGCGGCTCCGCGGCCAACGCCACCTGCGCCAACTGCTCCGGCGGCACCAAGGTGGGCAACGTCGGCAACGGCGCCGCCAACACCCTCCGCTTCAACAACGTCACGGCCGACGCCACGGGCACCAAGGTCGTCGACATCGCCTACACCAACGGCGCCAACGCCGCCCGTACGGCCGTCCTCCAGGTCAACGGGCAGCAGGCCACTACGGTGTCCTTCCCGCCGACCGGCTCCTGGACCACGCCCGGCACCGTCTCGGTCGAGGTTTCCCTGGCCAAGGGCTCGTCGAACACGCTGACGTTCTCCAACTCCTCCGCCTGGACACCGGACTTCGACGCCATCGAAATCCGCCCGCTGCCCGGCGCGAACGGCGCCCAGGTGGTCGGAGCGCAGTCGAACCGCTGCCTCGACATCAACAACAACACCATCATCAACGGCACCGACGCGCAGCTGTGGAACTGCAACGGCGGCGAGAACCAGTCGTGGAACAACACCTCCCGCAAGCAGCTCGTGGTCTACGGCAACAAGTGCCTGGACGCCTACAACCGTGGCACGACCAACGGCACCAGGGTCGTCATCTGGGACTGCAACGGCCAGACCAACCAGCAGTGGAACGTCAACGCGGACGGCACCATCACCAACGTGTACGCCGGCCTCTGCCTGGACGCCACCGGCGGGGGAACCGCCAACGGCACCAAGCTGGTCCTGTGGACCTGCAACGGCAGCAACACCCAGAAGTGGACCCTGTCGTAG
- a CDS encoding FadR/GntR family transcriptional regulator, whose product MNDTPATEAALPVQVLPAAPTAVNGSDERRDYRPGYEIVAERILEYIAEERLVAGDRLPTEIDLAETLNTSRAVVREAVKILSALGRVRAHKGRGLFVADDEGMLITSRWGGFFRPVDLDHVLMLFEFRRVQEMAASSLAATRATPSELRTIELAMQQCRHGFVHGQVDVFNQADDDFHAAVTAASHNTFLASAVRDARRLQRQSSAIGIHDTFSEHTGAAVEEHEAIYRAIRDGHAEEAAQATAVHLDRTLEDYRREIQRRLFG is encoded by the coding sequence ATGAACGACACGCCAGCGACCGAAGCGGCCCTGCCGGTGCAGGTCCTTCCCGCTGCGCCCACGGCGGTGAACGGCTCGGACGAGCGGCGTGACTACCGCCCGGGGTACGAAATCGTGGCGGAGCGGATCCTGGAGTACATCGCCGAGGAGCGTCTGGTGGCGGGGGACCGGCTGCCCACGGAGATCGATCTGGCCGAGACGCTGAACACCAGCCGGGCGGTGGTGCGGGAAGCCGTGAAGATCCTCTCGGCGCTCGGCCGCGTACGGGCCCACAAGGGGCGAGGCCTGTTCGTTGCGGACGACGAGGGCATGCTCATCACCAGCCGGTGGGGAGGTTTCTTCCGGCCCGTCGATCTCGACCACGTTCTGATGCTGTTCGAGTTCCGCCGGGTCCAGGAGATGGCCGCCAGCAGCCTGGCGGCGACCCGTGCCACTCCCTCCGAACTGCGCACCATCGAGCTCGCCATGCAGCAGTGCCGGCACGGGTTCGTCCACGGTCAGGTCGACGTCTTCAACCAGGCGGACGACGACTTCCACGCGGCCGTGACCGCGGCCTCGCACAACACCTTCCTCGCCAGCGCCGTGCGCGACGCACGACGTCTGCAGCGCCAGTCCAGCGCCATCGGTATCCATGACACGTTCAGTGAGCACACCGGGGCGGCGGTCGAGGAACACGAGGCGATCTACCGGGCCATCCGTGACGGCCACGCCGAGGAAGCGGCGCAGGCCACCGCGGTACACCTCGACAGAACCCTGGAGGACTACCGGCGCGAGATCCAGCGGCGCCTGTTCGGGTAA
- a CDS encoding RICIN domain-containing protein translates to MKPVTSTIRKLSAVLAMALPAVLLTSLTTSAPASAATQATYYVAPGGNDANAGTITAPFKTLQHARDVVRTVNSNMTGDINVFLRGGNYPVSSTINFTSADSGTNGHHVVYAAYQNEKPVLNGGVQVTGWTQHSGNIWKAPLNRDNKLRALYVNNKRAQMASKTIPSAGCYGTYTITAGQAPWAWESGSECDGAKYALSDLPAVAANQDDVEIKYPTTWTTSIVGVRQITTSSDGANRVALFQQPGAAIAQGPPNGNFAAAGGTPTFMNAYEFLDQPGEFYFDKTNHTLYYYKSSSEDMTSAEVFAPNNVSTLIKIAGTSTTDHARNITFSGLTVEHSDWNLVNVAGSVFRQGQQGNASSTVYAQKNFHAYTYRNVDLPPGIIQIESADGISLLRNTVQHTGADGINMVNDVKDSLLTGNVTNDIAGSAITVGHPQHVYIGDYTSTNNEKYPVNVEGLCKNISIKNNYLYDSAVLFQGSSAVSAYFVDSLSVQHNRIEKSPWAGITLGWGWWNFDGSSNSIRPNVPTTTAKNNTISYNQIVDTMQVLGDSAPIYTLGSQPGTEISNNYIQGVPAGHKYGMHPDEGSAYLNEHDNVLDLDPNVAFAICSGTWGKQHDLSITNTYGTVNKINDKNVPNSTIEDVRAYADRVWPSPAYAIAVNSGLEDAYKDLVLQSSLGLQDYALPASTFTGKGVSSIPLRSIGDATRTLWLAPSGTTTFAVGPTMTKAAGTAAAISVPPTVGDYRLYVVDAQGSASAASKSLVRQRWAYVDDKSSGITYSSPWSNWNDSQDFNGSESFTSTAGGYVQYSFTGSGIRYVSMKQPNMGKVDVYIDGSLAQSGIDAYAPTVTKQVVLFEKTDLVAGPHTIKVVCTGTKNAASSNAICALDAFAGISFPATNAFYKLLDKNSGMAIDIQGGSSSDGASAIQWNDSGAQNQRWRFVAVGDGSFKIINQSSGKLLDVYQASTADGANVVQWNDKNGANQHWTLVAAGNGYNKIKNVKSGKLLTVSGSSTTAGAQLVQTTDTNADSQLWQAVNVD, encoded by the coding sequence ATGAAGCCCGTCACCTCCACCATCCGCAAGTTGTCAGCAGTGCTTGCGATGGCTCTCCCCGCGGTGCTGCTGACATCCCTCACGACGTCGGCCCCGGCCTCGGCCGCGACCCAGGCGACCTACTACGTCGCCCCCGGTGGCAACGACGCCAACGCCGGGACGATCACCGCGCCGTTCAAGACCCTGCAGCACGCACGGGACGTCGTGCGCACGGTCAACAGCAACATGACCGGAGACATCAACGTCTTTCTCCGCGGCGGCAACTACCCGGTGAGCAGCACCATCAACTTCACGTCGGCCGACTCCGGAACGAACGGCCACCATGTCGTGTACGCCGCCTACCAGAACGAGAAGCCGGTGCTGAACGGAGGCGTTCAGGTGACCGGCTGGACACAGCACAGCGGGAACATCTGGAAGGCCCCGCTGAACCGCGACAACAAGCTCCGCGCGCTCTACGTCAACAACAAGCGCGCCCAGATGGCCTCCAAGACGATCCCCTCGGCCGGATGCTACGGGACCTACACCATCACGGCCGGCCAGGCTCCCTGGGCCTGGGAGTCGGGTTCGGAGTGCGACGGAGCCAAGTACGCTCTCTCCGATCTGCCCGCCGTCGCCGCCAACCAGGACGACGTCGAAATCAAGTATCCGACGACCTGGACCACATCCATCGTGGGAGTCCGCCAGATCACCACGAGCTCGGACGGCGCCAATCGCGTGGCCCTGTTCCAGCAGCCGGGTGCGGCCATTGCCCAGGGACCGCCGAACGGCAACTTCGCCGCCGCCGGCGGCACCCCAACTTTCATGAACGCGTACGAGTTCCTGGACCAGCCCGGCGAGTTCTACTTCGACAAGACGAACCACACGCTGTACTACTACAAGTCCAGCTCCGAGGACATGACATCGGCGGAGGTCTTCGCGCCGAACAACGTGTCCACCCTCATCAAGATCGCCGGCACGTCCACGACCGACCACGCGCGGAACATCACCTTCTCCGGGCTCACGGTCGAGCACTCCGACTGGAACCTGGTCAATGTCGCGGGCTCCGTCTTCCGGCAGGGCCAGCAAGGCAACGCCAGCTCGACCGTGTACGCGCAGAAGAACTTCCACGCGTACACCTACCGCAACGTCGACCTGCCGCCGGGGATCATCCAGATCGAGAGCGCCGACGGGATCAGCCTGCTGCGCAACACGGTGCAGCACACCGGCGCCGACGGAATCAACATGGTCAACGACGTGAAGGACTCGCTGTTGACCGGCAACGTCACGAATGACATAGCCGGATCCGCCATCACCGTGGGGCACCCCCAGCACGTGTACATCGGGGACTACACCTCGACCAACAACGAGAAGTACCCGGTGAACGTCGAGGGACTCTGCAAGAACATCTCGATCAAGAACAACTACCTCTACGACAGCGCGGTGCTGTTCCAGGGGTCCAGCGCCGTGTCGGCGTACTTCGTCGATTCCCTGTCCGTGCAGCACAACCGGATCGAGAAGTCCCCGTGGGCGGGCATCACCCTCGGCTGGGGATGGTGGAACTTCGACGGTTCGTCGAACTCGATCCGACCGAATGTGCCGACCACCACGGCGAAGAACAACACCATCAGCTACAACCAGATCGTCGACACGATGCAGGTGCTCGGCGACTCCGCTCCCATCTACACGCTGGGCAGCCAGCCGGGAACCGAGATCAGCAACAACTACATCCAGGGCGTTCCGGCCGGCCACAAGTACGGAATGCACCCCGATGAAGGCTCCGCCTACCTCAACGAGCACGACAACGTGCTCGACCTTGACCCGAATGTCGCCTTCGCCATCTGCTCCGGCACGTGGGGCAAGCAGCACGACCTGAGCATCACCAACACCTACGGCACCGTCAACAAGATCAACGACAAGAACGTCCCGAACAGCACCATCGAGGACGTGCGCGCGTATGCGGACAGAGTGTGGCCGTCCCCGGCGTACGCCATCGCCGTGAACTCCGGTCTGGAGGACGCGTACAAGGACCTCGTCCTGCAGAGCAGCCTGGGCCTGCAGGACTACGCCCTGCCCGCGAGCACGTTCACCGGCAAGGGCGTGTCGTCCATCCCCCTCCGCAGCATCGGTGACGCGACCAGGACGCTCTGGCTGGCTCCCTCCGGTACGACGACGTTTGCCGTCGGCCCCACCATGACGAAGGCGGCCGGAACCGCGGCGGCCATCAGTGTCCCGCCGACGGTCGGCGACTACCGCCTCTACGTCGTGGACGCCCAGGGGAGTGCATCCGCCGCGTCGAAGTCGCTCGTACGGCAGCGATGGGCGTACGTCGACGACAAGAGCTCCGGCATTACCTACAGCTCCCCTTGGTCGAACTGGAACGACTCGCAGGACTTCAACGGGTCGGAGAGTTTCACGAGCACGGCGGGCGGCTACGTCCAGTACTCGTTCACCGGATCAGGCATTCGGTATGTCAGCATGAAGCAACCGAACATGGGGAAGGTGGACGTCTACATCGACGGCAGCCTCGCGCAGTCGGGCATCGACGCCTATGCCCCGACGGTGACGAAGCAGGTGGTGCTGTTCGAGAAGACGGATCTCGTCGCCGGCCCGCACACGATCAAGGTCGTGTGCACCGGAACGAAGAACGCGGCCTCTTCCAACGCCATCTGTGCACTGGACGCCTTCGCAGGCATCTCCTTCCCCGCCACCAACGCGTTCTACAAGCTCCTGGACAAGAACAGCGGCATGGCGATCGACATCCAAGGTGGATCCAGCTCCGACGGAGCGAGCGCCATCCAGTGGAACGACAGCGGCGCCCAGAATCAGCGCTGGCGGTTCGTTGCGGTCGGTGACGGCAGCTTCAAGATCATCAACCAGAGCAGCGGTAAACTGCTGGACGTCTACCAAGCGTCTACCGCGGATGGCGCGAACGTCGTCCAGTGGAACGACAAAAACGGTGCGAACCAGCACTGGACACTAGTCGCCGCCGGAAACGGCTACAACAAGATCAAGAACGTGAAAAGCGGCAAGCTGCTCACCGTGTCCGGCTCGTCGACGACAGCAGGCGCTCAGCTCGTGCAGACGACGGACACGAACGCCGACAGCCAGCTGTGGCAGGCGGTGAACGTGGACTGA
- a CDS encoding PP2C family protein-serine/threonine phosphatase, producing the protein MARPGIDYQALFAVTPSPCMVLGPDLVLADVNEAACRVTGRAREDLLGRYLFDAFPENPADPEADGVRNLHASLHWVLRSKEPDLMAPMKYDIPVADRLGVFEERWWSAINTPVLGPDGQVEWIIHRGEDVTSFILSHPRPRGGGALSDVEAMEVELYARARELHRLNEELRQAHARERQVAVTLQEAMLHSPHLARHRDTAVRYLPAAGSLNVCGDWYEVVDLPKNRFAVAVGDVVGHGLEAAAVMGMLRSALSAVVRAVEGPARALDVLGLYARYVEGALATTVVQAVVDTRARRIMYSSAGHPPPVLLHPDGTCDLLDKATDPPLGARPEPVPRVQADLPYTPGDTFVLYTDGLIERRGEDIDAGLQRLTDTLARHARHSPERLADALLARFGVSSGARDDIALIVLRL; encoded by the coding sequence GTGGCGAGGCCGGGGATCGACTACCAGGCGCTGTTCGCGGTCACCCCCAGCCCCTGCATGGTGCTGGGCCCGGACCTGGTGCTCGCGGACGTCAATGAGGCGGCCTGCCGGGTGACCGGCCGTGCTCGGGAGGATCTGCTCGGGCGGTACCTCTTCGATGCCTTCCCTGAGAATCCGGCGGACCCGGAGGCTGACGGGGTGCGGAATCTGCATGCCTCCCTGCATTGGGTCCTGCGCTCGAAGGAGCCGGACCTGATGGCGCCGATGAAGTACGACATTCCCGTGGCCGACCGGCTCGGGGTGTTCGAGGAGCGGTGGTGGTCCGCGATCAACACACCGGTGCTCGGGCCGGATGGGCAGGTGGAGTGGATCATCCACCGGGGGGAGGACGTGACCTCGTTCATCCTCTCCCACCCTCGCCCGCGAGGAGGCGGGGCGCTCAGCGACGTGGAGGCTATGGAGGTCGAACTGTATGCGCGGGCGCGCGAGCTCCATCGGCTGAACGAGGAACTGCGCCAAGCCCACGCCCGGGAACGCCAGGTCGCCGTCACCCTGCAGGAGGCCATGCTCCACTCGCCCCACCTGGCCCGGCACCGGGACACCGCGGTGCGCTACCTGCCCGCCGCCGGGTCACTGAACGTGTGCGGCGACTGGTACGAGGTGGTCGACCTACCCAAGAACCGATTCGCCGTCGCAGTCGGCGACGTCGTCGGCCACGGCCTGGAGGCCGCCGCCGTCATGGGCATGCTCCGCAGCGCATTGTCCGCCGTCGTCCGGGCTGTCGAAGGGCCCGCGAGGGCTCTGGACGTCCTGGGCCTGTATGCACGCTACGTGGAGGGTGCGCTGGCCACCACCGTCGTCCAAGCCGTCGTCGACACCCGCGCTCGCCGCATCATGTACAGCAGCGCCGGCCATCCGCCCCCCGTCCTGCTCCACCCAGACGGCACCTGCGATCTTCTTGACAAGGCCACTGACCCTCCGCTGGGGGCCCGCCCCGAACCCGTCCCCCGCGTCCAGGCCGACCTGCCCTACACCCCTGGCGACACCTTCGTGCTCTACACCGACGGTCTCATCGAACGCCGCGGCGAGGACATCGATGCTGGCCTGCAACGCCTCACCGACACGCTCGCCCGCCATGCCCGCCACAGCCCCGAACGTCTCGCCGACGCCTTGCTCGCGCGCTTCGGTGTCAGCAGCGGAGCCCGCGACGACATCGCCCTGATCGTCCTCCGCCTATGA
- a CDS encoding DUF6207 family protein, with protein sequence MEPIQGVHVVEPGQLVVDVAAADDATVLKFQEVLAGLWAPSMAQHTTRDAGQPGVRLRCYLDLRQHPDA encoded by the coding sequence ATGGAGCCGATCCAGGGTGTACACGTGGTGGAACCGGGCCAGTTGGTCGTCGACGTAGCCGCAGCCGACGACGCGACCGTCCTCAAGTTCCAGGAAGTGCTCGCCGGACTGTGGGCGCCGTCGATGGCACAGCACACGACCCGGGACGCGGGGCAGCCCGGCGTACGGCTGCGCTGCTACCTGGACCTGCGCCAGCACCCCGACGCGTAA